The Photobacterium sp. TY1-4 DNA window AGAGATCCTGAAGTGACGTGATAAGAAATCGATTGTGCAGTTAGTAAAGTGCTCATGGCTTACTCAAGAATTGCGGGCACAGCGTTTCGGCTCAAAAAATGAGATAAAAAACCTGCGCCATCGTCAAACAAAGCTGACGACAACCCGGTAAGCGTGAGTGAAGATTACGCGTTGATGTTGATGGCTTCGCTCAAGCTCTGGTTATCGCAGCACGATATCGCAAAAACTTGAGTGGTTTCGAATACCAAAGAATTGTGCGAGATGGATTGCACACAAGATCATAAGTTTACCTCCTTTATTTTGTCAGTTAATCAATGTGTTGCATTGTAGGCGGGAATGAGAGAATTAACAACTAATTAACAGCGTGACTTCGGCAGATTGGGAGGTCACCGTCATTTGTTGCGTGAGAATAATTGGTATGCACCTGTTGCGGCGTTCTCCGGTTCGGTTTAGGGTAAACGGCGGTTTTGGGGGAGTTACAGATTGAATCACTTTGACTATAACCTGCTTCGGGTGCTGGAAGTACTGCTTGAGGAGCAGAGCGTGACTGCGGCGGCAGCACGGCTGCACTTGAGCCAGTCGGCGGTGAGCAAGCAACTGGCCAAACTGCGGGAGACCTTCAGCGATCCTTTGTTTGAGAGAACGGCACATGGCTTGCGGGCGACACCGCGGGCTAAAGCGTTGGCGCCGCAGCTGCGGGTGCTGTTGCAGCAGCTGGAACAGTTTACCCGGCCGAATGCGTTCGATCCGGCGCTCAGCCGCCGTGAGTTTCGGATTGATATGGTCGAGGCGGCGTACTCACTGACTTATCCCTGTTTTATGCCGGAACTTCTGGCACTGGCTCCCAATCTTCGGCTCAGCAGTCAGATCTGGAGCCAGGATAGCCTGGAAAAGCTGCTTCGCTGTGACATAGATATGGCGATTTGTATTCGGGAGTGGGATGAGCGCTCGCCGCTGCATGTTAGTCAGATCCCGCCGGAGCTCAATTATGTCGCGCTGGTGCGGGATCATCCGATTTGCATCATGCGGGCGGATCACCCGTTATTTGAGGAGCCCTGGGGGCTTGAGACGTTTCTGAACTATCGCCATTTGCAGGTCAGTTTTGGCGGGGTCGAGCACTGGCTGCTGGATGACGTACTGGCGCGCGAAAAACGTCAGCGGGATATTGCGGTGAACATGGCCGAGTTTCACAGTGCACTACGGTTGTGTGAAAGCAGCGATTTGATCATGAGCGCTCCGGCCAAATATGCCGCGACCATGATGGGGAATTTCAACGTGCGGAGCCTGGACGTCCCGGTCGACCTGGTGCCCGGGGCTTATGTGCTGATGTGGCACCAGCATTATGATTTGGACCCGAGCCATCGCTGGCTGCGCTCCCTGATGATCGATCAGGTCCATGCCCGGTATCCGGCGTAACCGGGCTGTGCTGTGTCGTGTTGAGTTGTGGTGAACTGCGATGAAGCGCCGGTGTAGACCACCGATGTAAACCAACTGTGTGCGCTGTCTGGGTTGCCTACACGGCAGTGACCGTGATCGGGAAAGGTTTGTCTGGGGTCAGGAGCGGCATCGCCGACGTGATATTGCCCTCCAGCCATGACCAGGCATCCTTGGGAAGGATCAGGGCCGGCATCCGGTCGTGGTAAGGGCGACAGGCCTCATCCGGGGATGTCGTCAACGTGACCAGCTCCGGCATGTCACCGGGAAACCAGATCCCTGCCATATAAAACGGGCGGCTCTCGGCATGGCCGAACCGGTATTTCTGTTTGCGTGGGCCGCCTTCATCATGCCATTCATACCAGCCGCTGCAGGGGATCAGGCAGCGATGGTTTTGCATCGCATGGTGAAACAGTTTCTTCTCATTCACGGTTTCGGCCCGGGCATTGATGATCTGTTTTTTCGCCCAGTCCGGTTTGATCCCCCATATTGACTCTTGCTGTTCCAGCTGGCCCTGCTGATAAATAATGGTGGCGATCTGCTGGCTGGGGCGAATATCCGGGCTGGCTTGGGCACTGAAGGCACAGCCAATGTCGTCACGGACCATTTGATTGAAGGTATCGCCGGAAATAATGAATCGTCCACACATGGGGCGTTCCTCCTGGCTTGAATCGGTACGGCTGATCGTCGGTGAAAGTGCCGGGACAATCTTGCGCCAATATCAGCTATTTCAGTATGGGCACAGGCGGGAGCTGTGTAAAATTCGCGCGATCCCAGGCCCGCAGGCAAAGTGGCCTGCACAATTGCCAAGCTTGTGGCCTGAAGGCAATTGTTTGGGCGGCATTGAGCCTATATGCTTGAGTGGTAGCATCAATATCTGACTTGAAGGACTTTCCATGCAAGAGAATGAACTCCAGAGTGCCGTGAGTGAGCTGCTGGCCAGCGATCTTGACCCGACCACCCAGCAGGCGGTGATTGAACAATTTGAACAGGAAAAGTCACCCACTGAGCTTGCCT harbors:
- a CDS encoding SOS response-associated peptidase translates to MCGRFIISGDTFNQMVRDDIGCAFSAQASPDIRPSQQIATIIYQQGQLEQQESIWGIKPDWAKKQIINARAETVNEKKLFHHAMQNHRCLIPCSGWYEWHDEGGPRKQKYRFGHAESRPFYMAGIWFPGDMPELVTLTTSPDEACRPYHDRMPALILPKDAWSWLEGNITSAMPLLTPDKPFPITVTAV
- a CDS encoding LysR family transcriptional regulator, whose product is MNHFDYNLLRVLEVLLEEQSVTAAAARLHLSQSAVSKQLAKLRETFSDPLFERTAHGLRATPRAKALAPQLRVLLQQLEQFTRPNAFDPALSRREFRIDMVEAAYSLTYPCFMPELLALAPNLRLSSQIWSQDSLEKLLRCDIDMAICIREWDERSPLHVSQIPPELNYVALVRDHPICIMRADHPLFEEPWGLETFLNYRHLQVSFGGVEHWLLDDVLAREKRQRDIAVNMAEFHSALRLCESSDLIMSAPAKYAATMMGNFNVRSLDVPVDLVPGAYVLMWHQHYDLDPSHRWLRSLMIDQVHARYPA